In the genome of Thermoproteus tenax Kra 1, the window AGATATGGAGAGGCTTTATCTCAACGGCCACCGGGAAAATCGCCCTAATATTCTTCATAGTAATGGTGGCGTTCTCAGCGTATTCGTACATCGCTCTGCCCCCCAATTTCGGATCCCTGTGGAACACGCCGTCCTATTGGCAAGCTAATCCCAAGTATGCCCCTCCAGCTTGGATCAATCTGTTCACCAACAACGCATATTCTCCGCAGATTACGATAACCGACTTCAACTTCACGGGCGGGTCCGCCAACGGTATGACCTACGCCATTATTACGTTCTCAGTGGACTACCACTACTTATACCCATGGCGCGACATGTTCCTCATAGTGAGGAACCCCGCTGTGTACAACGCCTCGACAGTGGCCTTAGTAACTGTGCAGAGGCCCGATGGACGCACGATACAGATAGGGCCTGTGGCCGTTGACCGCCAGTTCCTCTCGTTGGGCCTCACACCGCAAGTTGCATCGCAAGTAGACAGCTTCTATCAGCAGAACTTCGGCCTAGCCTCAGCTGTGCCGGCGGGCTCCTCGGCGGTTCCCTACTTCTTTTATACGATCGAAAATAATAAGCTCACTCCACTAAATGGTATTTATAAATTTACCATCAATATATATTCATTTACCAATAAACATTTAATAAATAAAAATGATATATCAATAGTCTTGGAGGGACAAGTGTACGGGCTGATGGGCACTGACTACCTGGGGCACGACCTATGGCAAGGCCTCCTTGCGGGCTTTCCGATCGATCTCGCGGTCGGCCTCCTCACGGCGGCAATCGTTGTAACGTTGGCC includes:
- a CDS encoding ABC transporter permease, which produces MSAKRELRILGMTPGEIWRGFISTATGKIALIFFIVMVAFSAYSYIALPPNFGSLWNTPSYWQANPKYAPPAWINLFTNNAYSPQITITDFNFTGGSANGMTYAIITFSVDYHYLYPWRDMFLIVRNPAVYNASTVALVTVQRPDGRTIQIGPVAVDRQFLSLGLTPQVASQVDSFYQQNFGLASAVPAGSSAVPYFFYTIENNKLTPLNGIYKFTINIYSFTNKHLINKNDISIVLEGQVYGLMGTDYLGHDLWQGLLAGFPIDLAVGLLTAAIVVTLAILVGVIAAFYGGFVDEVLTRITDFFILLPAFPLLIVFSVLFQWSIWDAVVFLAAVSWGGSARIIRAMILQIKNSPFIESAVAAGAGKLWVLRNHILPMVMPYTLYLFVVNVPGGILTLSAINFFNLAGAELPTWGNILAYANEYGALTSGYWWWVVPPGLLITFVAVTFIFVAMGLEPVVNPRLRHA